DNA from Coriobacteriaceae bacterium:
TCCTTGCACATCTGATGACGGAGGTCGTCGGGGCCGATGGCGAGGAAGTCCATGTCGAGCATAGCGCACAGACGGCCATACCACACTGGGGCGCCGGCGCAGTTGCCAACGAAAGCCATCTTCTTGCCGCGGCTCGTACGCAGACCGCCCCATTGCTCTTCCATCGTAAGAGCGTCAGCGAGCATCTGAGTCGGGTGATCGCCGAGAGTAAGGGCATTGATGACCGGGATGTCAACCAGGTCGGCGACGTCATAGAGGAACTGCTCGTCCTTCTGTGCGCGGTAGACGATGAGATCGTACATGCCGTTAAAGACGCGCATGGCATCCTTGACGGTCTCGCAGTCACCCATGTGGGAGTTGGTCAGATAAGTGAAGCCCATGCCCAAATCATTGCAGGAGGTCTCGAATGCGCAACGAGTACGGGTCGAGCCCCACTCAAAGTTGGCGAGGACGTTTTTGCCGGGGAAGTAGCGCTGGTCGACACCAGACTTCTTCTGAGCCTTAAGGTTCCAGGCAAGATCGATGAGATAGCGGAAATCCTCGGAGGAGAGATCATGGATGTTGATGTAGTCGCGACCGCGGAGGCTGTTGTTCATGCCTATTTCCTTTCGAATTATTATTAAAATTATTGTTGAATGTGTCCCCGAGGAAAACACGGATATCCCTCGGGGAGCGGTACATGTGGCGCCTAAGCCAAAGAGCGCAGGCTCTAAGGCTCACTAACGACTGGCCGCCACGTCCTTAGTCCAGCAGTGCACGCCGCCGCCGGACAGGTTAAGCGCGAGGGAATCAATCATGATGACTTTGCGATCGGGGAAGCAGCTCTCAAGAACTGCCTTGGCCTGCTCATCCTTCTCTTTCACGACCTCGCTCATGCCCTCGTGGTAATAACGCTGGCCAAGAACGACGCCGTTGCAAATCAGGAAGTTGCAGTAGCTCGCTGCGGCGTAGAAGTGGACGGGGCCCTCGGGCCAGGGGGTGCCATCCATAAACTTGCCGCCCATTTCGTCGATGAAGCCCTTATAGAGCTCGTAATCTTCATCGCCAGGGGCGATAACGACTTCAATAGGCTCGGCGGTGGGCATACGAACGATCTCGAAGGGCTTGCCCTCCCAGTCCGTTTCGTTGCTCAGGATCTCGTAGGCTGCCTCAATACGGCGACGAGACTCTGCTCCAGCCTTGCTCGAGGCTGCCTCTTCATCGGACACCTCGGCAAGAAGAATCTTGTTCGGAGTGATAAAGCGACACATCTCATCAATGTGAGCTGCAAAGCTCATGCCAAAGACGGGAGTTCCGTCTTCCTTCTCGTCGAGGATGCCCAGTCGATAGTCGTCGTCCTCGAGCATAGGCTGCGGAAGCCAGATAACCTTGTTGAGGTTGTAGATGCGCTTATACTCGGCCTCTACTTCCTCTTTCGTGAACTCGGGATTACGCTTGCGGCATTCCGTGTCCTCGATGGCGATCAGAGTGCCGTGACCGTCAAACTCGCGGTCGCCGCCCTCCGAAACCATTTCGGAATTGACGATATCGAAGCAACCGAGCGCAACCGCCATGTGAACGGCTGCCTTACGTGCGGACTGGCACTCCGGGGAGTTCTTGTCCCACACGCCGTAATAGGTCCAAGCGGGGTTGACC
Protein-coding regions in this window:
- a CDS encoding ornithine carbamoyltransferase; its protein translation is MNNSLRGRDYINIHDLSSEDFRYLIDLAWNLKAQKKSGVDQRYFPGKNVLANFEWGSTRTRCAFETSCNDLGMGFTYLTNSHMGDCETVKDAMRVFNGMYDLIVYRAQKDEQFLYDVADLVDIPVINALTLGDHPTQMLADALTMEEQWGGLRTSRGKKMAFVGNCAGAPVWYGRLCAMLDMDFLAIGPDDLRHQMCKEMIEEVEACYAKYAPNRTFTITSDLDALDGVDVIVTEEWRYINPECGEEVLDPDDYNSWLGDAESLYPYRVTSELCKRTNNPDIFCMHELPSVHNADHRVGKMLLDQCKNDLHREIITEGFEIADECFEANASVIFREAENRQHTIKAVMCALLGL
- a CDS encoding agmatine deiminase family protein, producing the protein MYENYRMPGEFEKRSNVYVTWLPDYIRAEGYDNRQPCVDVIKALLEYGDVTVNLNCGTPGSYEEACSRLKEEGVDLDRIEITQFEDSNFYVRDNGPSIMVDDKGHSYMVNPAWTYYGVWDKNSPECQSARKAAVHMAVALGCFDIVNSEMVSEGGDREFDGHGTLIAIEDTECRKRNPEFTKEEVEAEYKRIYNLNKVIWLPQPMLEDDDYRLGILDEKEDGTPVFGMSFAAHIDEMCRFITPNKILLAEVSDEEAASSKAGAESRRRIEAAYEILSNETDWEGKPFEIVRMPTAEPIEVVIAPGDEDYELYKGFIDEMGGKFMDGTPWPEGPVHFYAAASYCNFLICNGVVLGQRYYHEGMSEVVKEKDEQAKAVLESCFPDRKVIMIDSLALNLSGGGVHCWTKDVAASR